The Punica granatum isolate Tunisia-2019 chromosome 4, ASM765513v2, whole genome shotgun sequence sequence CGTACTCTAAATACTTCATTTCACAAACTCTTCAGATAGTTGACTGCGTGTGCGAATTGTCAGCTGCATTGCGTATAAAGCAACATGATGCAATCGATAGTAAACACATGCAGTCGACTATCTGAAGAATCTGGGAATTATAATACAACACAAATGAATTGGAGTACAACACGCctagaaaagataaaatagtaCTCGAGGGTTCGTCATTGGAATGAAAAATTTCCATTCAgatgttatttatttataacatGAAGGTaacacaaaaataaataatttaacggggaaaatgaaaaaaattaaaaagaaactaaaatatttaacagaaaataaataacatcaaaataaaataattttgaatgtacctattttaatttttaacaaatatataaaaaaacactaaagttcaatttttttaataaatatataatttttttttagtcaCGCTTGTAATTAGGGAGGAGAGAAGAACCGAACTAGTGCCAACACCATTAGGGGTGATGGCATTGTGGTCCCAAGCTCTCTCTCATAAAGTTGGGAAATTTTCAGGTCTCGAATTCGAATCCCGAGACATATGCTAAGGTGAACTCCTTGGCTTGAACTTGGGATCATTTTCTGCTTCTGTAAATTATATTAGACCCTTGATGATATTACGCTAATCGAGTCGGTACTTGAGCCGCTTAGTTAATTCCTCTGGTATATTTGTGGTTGAACGCAAGAGCCTGACACAATGTTATTATTGCTTCCCACCactttattaaaagaaaaaaaaaaccgccAAACAACAAAAGTAGCTGAGCTGAGTTGAGCTCCGGACATTATCTGATTCCTTGCAAATCCTCGGCCACTACCCTCGACAGTCTCATCTTTGCTCTCTTCCTTTAGCGATGCAAGCGCAACATATACACAACCAACTGATTCCACCACCCACTCCATTTCTCTGCCATTCTCATCTTAACCTTTCGACAAAAACTCGAGCACTCGGGCCCGCGAAGCCGTTCACTGTCAAGAAGGAATTTTTGGGTGCCCGATTATGTGGGGTTGCCTTGAGGACGAGCAGTAATGACGGGAGGAGGGGGAGAGTCATCAGGAGAGCGAGGGGGCAAGTGAAAGAGCAGCAGAATCAGAAGGAGGCGGCCGCGGCGGTTGTGGTTAAGAGGGCCTACCCTTTTCATGAAATTGAGCCAAAGTGGCAGCGCTATTGGCAGGACAACAAGACCTTCCGGACCCCTGATGAAATCGACCCCGCCAAGCCAAAGTTCTATGTTCTTGACATGTTCCCTTACCCCAGGTCTGTTTCTCTTTGTCCGTCCGTCTGTCTTGTCTGTCTGATTGTGCCTCTGATTGTTGCAGCGTTGGGTTTTTGGCTGCGCTCATGACTATTGCTATTGGCAGATTGGTTCATCTGAGAATGACCTTCTCTTGCATTGTCTTTAATTCCCATTTATGAATCTTGCATTAACATGGGTCCAGTCTTGCATTTTGCTCAATTTCGTTGCAATATTGCATTCTTGACAATTATGAGTGTCATGGTGATGCTCATGAGGAGGACTGGAATAATAGTGTTAGCAACTTGAACTTGGATATCCCAATTTTACATGACAAAATGATATATTGTCTCAGTAATCGGTCTGCTTAGTAAGCATATAGGCTAGTACCTTGGAGTGCTGCAGCATTTTTGACCAGATATTTTCCTTACATCGGATTATCTGGAATCTGAACTTATCAGAATATTTTATTCGTAAAAGCGGTTTTGCGTTTGGCTCCTGGTGATTGACGTCTCTTTGTTGTTCTCTGAAAAATGATCAGTGGATCTGGGTTACATGTCGGTCATCCACTGGGTTACACTGCCACTGATATTCTCGCTCGATTCAAGCGTATGCAAGGCTACAATGTCTTGCACCCTATGGGATGGGATGCATTCGGTTTGCCTGCAGAACAATATGCCATTGAGGTTCACTTCTTGTCTGATCTGTAGAAGGATCTTATGATGGGTATCCTTATTAAGAGTTTGAACCTCAATCTTTGGGTATTCTTATCAACCTTTTGTACCTCAATCTTCATTCACAGACAGGAACTCACCCCAAAATCACTACTTTGAGGAATATCAATCGATTTCGCTCTCAGGTGATCTATTTCCCTATTTTAGTCCTAGTAGTAGTAGGTGTTCCTACTGAGACTACTGAAGGCATAATTTCAATCTTTTCATTCTCTTGTCAAGTGTTACCACATGGCCATTTAATGTGTCTTGACTTCCCACGTACTGCATCTGCTGCTTGCTCACTTTCAGCCCTTATAATTAAGAAtgggatttttatttcacatATCCGTGCCCAAGTGCAATTCAGTTAGAGTGGATTGTCTTATTGATTAATGAGATTCAAATTCCTTAAATCTACAATCTCAATACAAATTACCTGAATGTAAAGGACGATGTCGGTAAAGATGACTCTTAAGTATCAGAGATCATCAGACTTGAAACAActtctatttttatattttcctgTGAGGTGAGCCTGTAGATAATGGAAAAGATTGGAAATTCATACAAATGATTATTTTATGACGAGAGATGCTGTGACACTATTTTTTTCAGAAGATTTTAGTAATGGATTCGGATGAGTACAGAGTTTGGTTTGGATCTGGTGGAGTCTGTCTGATCTAATTTGTTTTGCAGCTTCAATCACTAGGTTTTTCGTATGATTGGGATCGTGAAATTTCTACTATTGAGCCTGAATATTACAAGTGGACCCAGTGGATTTTTCTTCAGTTGTTCAAGAGAGGATTGGCTTATCAGGTTCCTGAACTACGTTGCTCTTCTCTGATTGTGTTTGATCCTCAAGAACTTTCACAATAGACGTTGGATTCCCATCCAATTCAAAGCAGAAAATTTGTCTTTGTTTACTAAAAGAATTGTAAGAAAAGATAACTTTGATGCTAtttcatgagaaaaaaattatacactTCCATTTTTAAGTACTGAATACTGTTTAATACCGAACAAAAACTTTCTGCActtctatttttcattttctgatGGTTATCAATTGAAACTTCAGGCTGAAGTACCTGTAAACTGGTGTCCTGCTCTTGGCACAGTACTTGCGAATGAGGAAGTAATAGACGGTGTTAGTGAGCGAGGAGGGCATCCTGTTATAAGAAAGGTGAAGCAGTATTGTTACTCTTACGTACCAGACTGAAGAGAATTCCTAGTACTGATTTCCTTTTAGGCCTCTTACTCGTATAGTTTTTTGAATGGTTCTATAATTTTACAGTGTCGTTGTTTATTACGAGCAGCCAATGCGGCAATGGATGCTCAAGATAACTGAATACGCCGATCGTCTTCTCGAAGATTTAGATGACCTCGACTGGCCAGAAAGCATTAAAGAAATGCAGAGAAACTGGATTGGGAGATCAGAAGGAGCGGAGCTGAATTTCTGCATTCTTGATAATGAGGGCCTAGAGAAAGATCTAAAGCTTACTGTATATACTACTAGGCCCGACACAATCTTTGGAGCAACGTAATCaaagttttccttttttccttccttaatatctaaagaagaaagaaagtaaaatCAAAAGGATGAACTGGCATGCTGATGATTGTGCACTAATTATGTTTTCTTCCACGTTTTCATGCAGTTATCTAGTTGTCGCCCCGGAGCATCCCTTGTTGTCACTATTTGTCTCTGAATCTCAAAGGCAATCTGTACGtccatttcttattttaagtCTTTCAGTTTCCAAATAGTGGGAAATTTAAATGCTTATGGTGTATTTCATTGGACATCAGGTGGAGGAATACAAGGACCTAGCTGTTAGAAAGAGTGACCTTGAGAGGACCGAACTTCAGAAGGAGAAGACGGGGGTGTTTAGCGGCAGTCATGCAAGGAACCCTGCCACTGGCAAGGCAATCCCTGTATGGGTAGCTGATTATGTCTTGGGAAGGTGAGTTGTTTCCAGTATTTGCATAGAGCTCTTCAAGGTTCAGTACAGATCCATACGCTAAATCACACTTCTACAACTTTTAATAGTGGACACACCTATTTTCCTTTGCTGGCTATCTGTTTGGCTTAATCAATTTTGCAAGAAACATTTCCCTCATTTTCCTTATGTTATTTGCAAGAAAGCTAGCTCAACAGAAACCATTTGTTGCCAGCTAGAAAATTCCATTTAAATTTCTCTCAAATGACTTATGCTTCTCATTAATGTCAAATATTTTCACAATAGGGATGTGGCAGGTCACACAGTATATCATTACCTATTgagccaaaaataaaaaaaagggacagGTCACACAGTATAGAAGGCTGCTGCCTTGACTGGGTTTGCTCCACTAAAGCTGATATCAACTGTACGGCTGGATCCTGTCAATTTTCTCATATTTCCCTGAGCACCCCAAACATATCAAAATGGATCAATTTTTAAAACCTGTTTTCTTTGGGGGGAATCTTTCCTTTAAACAGGTTGATCTCACTTCAGAGATTCCGTCATTTTCCTTCTATTTACTAATTTTTGCACCTATTAGTCATGATTGTTAGTCTGTATGATCAATTATTGTAATGGATACAACAACCTCCTGAAgtaaatatagataaaatgCAACCAAAATTAGCTGGGACTGAGTGCATTTGGGACAGTTAACCCAACCTTACAAACAGGACAGAGGTGGATCAGCTGCTGGTGATAGGTctctaattttcatttttgcgTTCATTTGTGTTGGACATCTAAGAGCCCTTAATGCTGATGAAATGGTCCCTAACTGTGCGAAGGGTAGATGTATCCAGTGCGAGTGAAGTTCCCTCCACACTACATGTGGCATCCTAACTCTGCACAGCTTAGTGTGATGAAATGAGGAGCTTAAATTTAGTCTACCGTTGAATTATTGAAGGGATGATCTCATGCCTCTATTGAAGAGTTTAAGTTTCCTTTTTGACAAACAATTTACAAGCAAGTGATATTGCTTCATTCAACTTTGTATATTGGAAGagctatatattatatgatatattcacagtatttctcttttattttattacagTTATGGAACCGGAGCAATCATGGCTGTACCAGCACATGATACACGTGATCATGAATTCGCTTCGAAGTATGACATTCCCATCCATCTGGTCGTGAATCCAAGTGATGGAAATATAGATGATCTGAAGACGGCTTACGTTGGTGAGGGCAAAATGGTCAATTCATCAAATCCAGCAGCAGGGCTTGACATCAGTGGCATGCTTAGCAGTAAGGCTGCTGTGAGAGTCACCGAGTGGGCCGAGAAGTCTGGAAATGGGAAGAAGAAGgtgccttttttcttttgggtccTTTCTCAGGTTGATTTAATGTTCTTCCATGTGGAGTGATGTGATTTGATTCTGTTCCATCTGCTTCTCTGTTTGCAGGTGAATTACAAGCTCCGGGACTGGCTTTTTGCTAGGCAACGTTACTGGGGTGAACCAATCCCCATTGTTTTCTTGGACGAGACTGGTGAAAGTGTCCCCATCCATGAGAACGAACTGCCCCTTACTCTTCCTGAATTGGATGATTTTACACCCACTGGGACGGGGGAACCACCCTTGTCAAAGGCAGAGTCCTGGGTATGAAATAGTATTACTGATACCATTCTTATTCTGTTCCTTTGCTTTtacattctttttcttctagTGAAGATTTCCTCGGTTTTGCTTACTCCTGCCTGGTCAAAATGGTAGTGTCTAGTGAATTTATTTCATACggcatttaattttgttttcaggTTAGAACAACTGACCAATCATCAGGAAAACCCGCTAAAAGAGAAACGAGCACCATGCCTCAGTGGGCAGGCTCTTGCTGGTAGGCActctatgttttttttttttggcaagcTGAATCTCCATATCACTGACTAGAATCTTTGTATTTGCTGAGTTCTAATTTTCATCCCAGAACggccttaaaaaaaaaaaaagacgaatctcataaaattaattgaaaccATTGTCTTGATTCTGTTTTGAAAATGCATTAAAACTTGCTGGGGGTTCTGCAGCTCCAATGCAATAATTTTTGCATCCTTGCTATCGTAGCTTTATATTTTCTCCGTCAATTGACAAATAGAACATCCTGAAATTCCATGACATTTCATGGTTTTCTGCCTGCCATCTGCATCAGGTATTATCTGAGATTTATGGACTCAAGAAATCCCAAAGAGTTGGTCAATAAGGACAAAGAAGCGTAAGATGAGctcttgctagaaagcagatacactttttttttttgttatttttaattttctaagtGGCTAGAGTgcaaagaatttgaaaatttctatcctttttcttttcacttgCAGTTACTGGGGCCCAGTTGATGTGTATGTGGGTGGTGCAGAACACGCTGTCCTTCATTTGTTGTATGCTCGGTTCTGGCACAAGGTTCGAGATTgaagtttattttttctatcttATAATTAAAGGACCTGGACTAGAGGGAGAGAACTTGAAATAGTTGTAATTAAGGTTTGAGATTTAAGTTTTACTTGAAATAGTGTAGACCAAATGCAATGGTTCATAATGTTGCAGTCACGGTTTTGGCTTCATTTGGTAAcagtaattaaaattttaaggatAGCTTTTGTCAACAATTTCCAAGCTGAGAAACATGTTTCCAGTTAGTTGACTGGCCTTAGTTGTTTCAACTGGTGTCCCAGTCTTTTCTAGGCCTTCCTTTTAGACAGGACAAGCCCTGGGTCCCAACTCACCTTGTTGAGCTGATCTGTCCATATCTGATGATTTCGTCTTGGCCACCAATAATCTGTGCTGTAGCGATAAGTTTCGTCAGTTTTCCCTTTGTCCACTTGCCGGTGCTTTTACCTTTTCATCTTTTGATTCTCTTGCTTACAGGTCTTGTGGGTTTTTCATGTTCatattggacattaatttcatatatatgggTTTGACTTTTATAGAGATTGGAGCttacaatatgaaaatttttaatattggcACAGGGATAAAAATTACCtgtattttcattcttttcttaaATTTGGTCGTGAAATATGTACTGATAATATCTGTTTTAGGTTCTTTACGATATTGGAGTTGTCTCAACGAAAGAACCTTTCAAGTGTGTTATAAACCAGGGGATCATCCTTGGAGAAGTAAGTTCCAATTCTCATGAAATTTCGATGTTTGTAATGTCCTCCAACTAAGTATTTGTGGGCAGGTTCAATACACAGCTTACAAAGACTCTGATGGAAATTATGTATCCGCTGACGCTATAGATACATTGGGGGAGTACAGTCAAGAAATAATTCCTGATGATAAAGTAAGCTAATTTACTCACAAATTCTAGATGTTGGCAAAAGGGGTTTCTAAATTTCTTTACtaatttcctcttttttcaGGTTCTCAAATCTGGGGATTCTTTTGTGCTGAAAGAAAATCCCGATGTTCGTCTTGTGGGTCGGGCTTACAAAATGAGTAAGAGCAGGGGCAATGTCGTCAACCCTGATGACGTAGTTTTGGAGTATGGCGCAGATTCTCTCCGCTTATATGAAATGTTCATGGGACCTTTCAGGTAGAATtccttgttttgtttttataCTAGCAAAATACATTTTGCCCCTTAAACTGTATGACGGAAATTTAAAGCCCACTTATGGTAAacgcttgttttgttttgagtCAATGTGAAGT is a genomic window containing:
- the LOC116204777 gene encoding leucine--tRNA ligase, chloroplastic/mitochondrial, with product MQAQHIHNQLIPPPTPFLCHSHLNLSTKTRALGPAKPFTVKKEFLGARLCGVALRTSSNDGRRGRVIRRARGQVKEQQNQKEAAAAVVVKRAYPFHEIEPKWQRYWQDNKTFRTPDEIDPAKPKFYVLDMFPYPSGSGLHVGHPLGYTATDILARFKRMQGYNVLHPMGWDAFGLPAEQYAIETGTHPKITTLRNINRFRSQLQSLGFSYDWDREISTIEPEYYKWTQWIFLQLFKRGLAYQAEVPVNWCPALGTVLANEEVIDGVSERGGHPVIRKPMRQWMLKITEYADRLLEDLDDLDWPESIKEMQRNWIGRSEGAELNFCILDNEGLEKDLKLTVYTTRPDTIFGATYLVVAPEHPLLSLFVSESQRQSVEEYKDLAVRKSDLERTELQKEKTGVFSGSHARNPATGKAIPVWVADYVLGSYGTGAIMAVPAHDTRDHEFASKYDIPIHLVVNPSDGNIDDLKTAYVGEGKMVNSSNPAAGLDISGMLSSKAAVRVTEWAEKSGNGKKKVNYKLRDWLFARQRYWGEPIPIVFLDETGESVPIHENELPLTLPELDDFTPTGTGEPPLSKAESWVRTTDQSSGKPAKRETSTMPQWAGSCWYYLRFMDSRNPKELVNKDKEAYWGPVDVYVGGAEHAVLHLLYARFWHKVLYDIGVVSTKEPFKCVINQGIILGEVQYTAYKDSDGNYVSADAIDTLGEYSQEIIPDDKVLKSGDSFVLKENPDVRLVGRAYKMSKSRGNVVNPDDVVLEYGADSLRLYEMFMGPFRDSKTWSTSGIEGVHRFLGRTWRLIVGSPLPDGLSRAGTVVTDEEPSLEQLRALHRCISKVTEEIEGTRFNTGISAMMEFINAAYKWEKHPKSIIEAFVLLLAPYAPHMAEELWCRLGHSGSLAYELFPEANPVYLKDSTITLPVQINGRTRGTIQVEEGCSEEDAFILASQDEKLLKYLDGNPIKKRIFVPGKILNIILDRQKANIGSR